From a region of the Candidatus Brocadia sp. genome:
- a CDS encoding caspase family protein, which translates to MPKGIALTTGLNAVSPAHYGGWSGELNACEADAKDMAEIARSKDYEVKTLLTKEATRKNVIDGIIKAAGTLTSGDIFMLSYSGHGGQLPDMNSDEDDAQDETWCLYDGEMVDDELYTLLGKFAKGVRVLVFSDSCHSGTVTKQAYYQSAMRAVGAKGIAPEVRYRFMPMEVAVRTYRDNKKFYDPILKDAKLKESRDAVNASVILISGCQDNQLSADGAFNGLFTANLLQVWNEGKFRKGYRAFRRAIVNRMPPDQTPNYFRVGETSRAFERQRPFTI; encoded by the coding sequence ATGCCAAAAGGAATTGCACTAACAACGGGACTGAATGCCGTCAGTCCGGCGCACTATGGTGGCTGGTCAGGAGAACTCAACGCATGCGAAGCGGATGCAAAAGATATGGCGGAGATTGCCCGGTCAAAAGATTACGAGGTAAAGACCTTGCTCACCAAAGAAGCCACGCGGAAGAATGTTATCGATGGGATCATAAAGGCTGCCGGCACACTGACGTCCGGTGATATCTTTATGCTAAGTTATTCCGGCCACGGCGGACAGCTTCCCGACATGAACAGCGATGAGGATGATGCACAGGATGAAACGTGGTGCTTATATGATGGAGAAATGGTTGATGATGAGCTCTATACATTGCTTGGAAAATTTGCGAAGGGTGTTCGTGTCCTGGTCTTTTCTGATAGTTGTCACAGCGGTACCGTGACGAAGCAGGCATACTACCAATCTGCCATGAGGGCTGTGGGTGCAAAAGGGATTGCTCCGGAAGTCCGGTATCGTTTTATGCCAATGGAGGTCGCCGTTCGCACCTATCGCGATAATAAAAAATTTTATGACCCCATCTTAAAGGACGCTAAATTGAAGGAATCGCGCGATGCCGTAAACGCCTCGGTGATCCTCATCTCTGGCTGCCAGGATAATCAGCTTTCTGCCGATGGCGCCTTTAATGGCTTGTTCACTGCTAATTTGCTGCAGGTGTGGAATGAGGGAAAATTCAGAAAAGGATATCGGGCTTTTCGTCGTGCTATTGTCAATCGCATGCCCCCAGACCAGACGCCGAATTATTTCCGTGTGGGCGAGACTAGCCGTGCTTTTGAAAGACAAAGACCATTTACAATTTAA